The following coding sequences lie in one Gottschalkia purinilytica genomic window:
- a CDS encoding DUF5711 family protein: MESNEKTEGNIKKKQTGFIILFIVVMLTSLIIKEKGLHIFNEGNKKLKLSKELNIILEDKSQVKLYDEGFTISNDKYITNYNLDGEKTWSEAISYKNGLALLGKNNTYLGDLESGKIVAINNKGEKIWTYETHNPIHMITNRKDYLIIFSKINRDIRKVHIINQDGKEIFSRQESKKEFLAANVSPNGKGFAVSSIDLDKVVLKGVVTYFREDNSNSLEKEFERETVYDILFINNNKILLIMEKRLVCIDDEGNIIWKKNLSNSIRDLAVLKNNNIAILYDEDTSKLEILHAEGDTEYKKSFKSQYKDIITDENKIFLVGEKNITGINKNNIFLEYRSREKIKKVDKIDEKVFIFDEQKVKIMDIVNR; this comes from the coding sequence AAAAAAGAAGCAAACCGGATTTATAATTTTATTCATAGTTGTTATGTTGACTAGTCTAATTATAAAAGAGAAAGGATTACATATATTTAATGAAGGAAATAAAAAGTTAAAGCTATCAAAAGAGCTCAATATTATATTAGAAGATAAATCACAGGTTAAGTTATACGATGAAGGATTTACAATTAGTAATGACAAATATATAACTAACTATAACTTAGATGGTGAAAAAACTTGGTCAGAAGCTATATCATATAAAAATGGACTAGCTTTATTAGGTAAAAACAATACATACTTAGGGGACTTGGAAAGTGGAAAAATTGTAGCTATAAATAATAAAGGTGAAAAGATATGGACATATGAAACTCATAATCCCATACATATGATAACCAATAGAAAAGATTATTTAATTATATTTTCTAAGATTAATAGAGATATAAGAAAAGTGCATATAATTAATCAAGATGGAAAAGAAATATTTTCAAGACAAGAAAGCAAAAAAGAATTTTTAGCTGCAAATGTTTCTCCTAATGGAAAAGGATTTGCGGTATCTTCAATAGACTTAGACAAAGTAGTGCTTAAAGGAGTAGTAACTTATTTTAGAGAAGACAATTCTAATTCATTAGAAAAGGAATTTGAAAGAGAAACTGTATATGATATATTATTTATTAATAATAATAAAATATTATTAATAATGGAAAAGAGATTAGTTTGCATAGATGATGAAGGAAATATCATTTGGAAAAAGAACTTATCAAATTCTATAAGAGATTTAGCAGTTTTAAAAAATAATAATATAGCTATTTTATATGATGAAGATACTTCAAAGCTAGAGATATTACATGCTGAAGGTGACACTGAATATAAAAAATCTTTTAAATCACAGTATAAAGATATTATTACAGATGAAAATAAAATCTTTTTGGTAGGAGAAAAAAATATAACAGGAATTAATAAGAATAACATATTTTTAGAATATAGATCTAGGGAAAAAATAAAAAAAGTAGATAAAATTGATGAAAAGGTATTTATATTTGATGAACAAAAAGTTAAAATCATGGATATAGTGAATAGATAA
- a CDS encoding CvpA family protein, which yields MNWIDAVVIAILAYNVLMGLSRGFVVSVLSLLSFFVSYIVAKSYAPALTQLLQDNTNLFSKLSEVVAKSVNGVQNANVNSLLDGYKVTETVSNSGGNTLAQILTSVIVGAVSFIIIYALAKGLFSFAIRVINRGVQFPILKQANGVLGLAFGTVKGLLILYLLFAIVTPLVVIFTNSAISQSIFNSKIGYFFYEHNILLDYLKGTVI from the coding sequence GTGAACTGGATAGATGCTGTAGTAATAGCTATACTAGCTTATAACGTGCTGATGGGATTAAGTAGAGGTTTTGTAGTTTCAGTTTTAAGTTTATTAAGCTTCTTTGTATCTTATATTGTAGCTAAATCCTATGCGCCTGCATTAACTCAATTATTGCAAGATAATACTAACTTATTTTCAAAACTTAGCGAAGTTGTAGCAAAGAGTGTAAATGGTGTACAGAACGCAAATGTAAATTCTCTTTTGGATGGATACAAAGTAACTGAGACAGTTTCAAATTCAGGTGGAAATACACTAGCTCAAATATTAACTAGTGTAATAGTTGGGGCTGTAAGCTTTATTATTATATATGCTTTAGCAAAAGGATTGTTTTCATTTGCTATAAGAGTGATAAACAGAGGTGTCCAGTTCCCAATTCTAAAGCAAGCAAATGGAGTATTAGGACTTGCTTTTGGAACAGTAAAAGGATTACTAATATTATATCTACTATTCGCTATTGTTACACCATTAGTAGTTATTTTCACAAATAGTGCAATATCTCAAAGTATATTTAATTCTAAAATAGGATATTTTTTCTATGAACATAATATACTATTAGATTACTTAAAAGGAACTGTAATATAA
- a CDS encoding DUF2089 domain-containing protein, which produces MEKETIGKCPICSNKITITKLHCEYCDTTIEGSFYLCKFCQLNSEEKNFLEIFIKNKGNLKEIEKEMGLSYPTIRNKLENIIESLGYKDESKSNKKDIASKLSSGEITTMEAIDLLKKDK; this is translated from the coding sequence TTGGAGAAAGAAACTATAGGAAAGTGCCCCATATGTAGTAATAAAATAACTATTACTAAACTTCATTGTGAGTATTGTGATACTACTATTGAAGGTAGTTTTTACTTATGTAAGTTTTGCCAGTTAAATAGTGAAGAAAAAAATTTTTTAGAAATTTTTATTAAAAACAAGGGTAATCTAAAAGAAATAGAAAAAGAAATGGGATTATCTTATCCTACTATCAGAAATAAATTAGAAAATATTATAGAATCGTTAGGCTATAAAGATGAGTCAAAATCTAACAAAAAAGATATTGCTTCTAAATTAAGTTCTGGAGAAATAACTACTATGGAGGCTATAGATCTTTTAAAGAAAGATAAATAA
- the yedF gene encoding sulfurtransferase-like selenium metabolism protein YedF — protein sequence MRKEIDARKQDCPRPVIMTKKVLDELSEGLVTTIVDNEIAKENVSKLAQSLGLNYEVEEKDNDFHIHIKKGSNDISIKSENEIPNIEIGNKNTVILFGKDKIGHGNDELGKVLIKGFIYTLTEVDELPSTLLFLNAGVKLTTEGSEVIEDLKKLEEKGVEILSCGTCLDYYSLKEQLLVGGVTNMYTIVEKMKESSNTITL from the coding sequence ATGAGAAAAGAGATAGATGCTAGAAAACAAGACTGTCCAAGACCAGTTATAATGACTAAAAAGGTTTTGGATGAGTTATCAGAAGGATTAGTAACTACTATAGTTGATAATGAAATAGCAAAAGAAAATGTTTCAAAGTTAGCTCAAAGTTTAGGTCTTAACTATGAAGTTGAAGAAAAGGATAATGATTTCCATATTCATATTAAAAAAGGCAGTAATGACATAAGTATAAAAAGTGAAAATGAAATACCTAATATTGAAATAGGCAATAAGAATACAGTAATATTATTTGGAAAAGATAAAATTGGACATGGAAATGATGAGCTAGGAAAAGTGCTAATAAAAGGATTTATATATACACTTACAGAAGTAGATGAACTTCCATCAACTTTATTATTTCTAAATGCAGGAGTTAAATTAACAACCGAAGGATCAGAAGTTATAGAAGACCTTAAAAAACTAGAGGAAAAGGGAGTAGAAATACTTTCTTGTGGAACTTGCTTAGACTATTATAGTTTAAAAGAACAACTATTAGTAGGTGGAGTAACAA